Below is a window of Halogeometricum rufum DNA.
GACGGTGGACAACCTCCGGGCGGTCGATGTCGTCACCGCCGAGGGGGAACTCGTCCACGCCAGCGCCGAGGAGAACCCCGATCTGTTCTGGGCCGTCCGGGGCGGCGGCGGGAACTTCGGCGTCGTCACCGCCTTCGAATACGATCTCCACCCGATCGGTCCCGACGTACTGGCAGGGCGACTCATCTACCCGTTCGAAGACGCCGCGGCGGTGCTCCGACGCTACCGTGACTTCGTGACTGGCGCACCGGACGAGGTCAACTGTCTGGCTGGAATCGCCTCCGCCTCGGAGGAGTCCTCTGGACTCAGCCTCGAACCGGGGACACCATTCGTCCAGTTGCTCGTCGTATATGCGGGAGATCCTCAGGACGGCGAGGAGGCGCTCCGACCGTTACGGACGTTCGGCGACCCGATAGCCGACGAAGTGTGTCTGCGGCCCTACACCGAGTTACAACGGCTCCTTACCGAATCAGCCGCGCCGGGCTATCGGAACTACTGGAAGTCGGACTACCTCGTCGGACTGCCGGACGAGGCGATCGACGCCGTCGTCGAACACTGCGACCCGTTTCCCTCGGATCGGAGCTCGGTGTTCTTCGAGACGATGGGTGGGGCCATCAACCGCGTCGAGCCCGATGCAACGGCGTTCCCCCACCGCGACGCTGCCTTCTCGGTCACGGCGTGGGCCAGGTGGACCGACCCCGCGGTAGACGACGACCACCGGACGTGGGCGCGGGGACTCTCCGCCGCGTTGGAATCACACACTACCGATGGGGTCTACGTGAATTTCCTCTCGCGCGAGGGGGACGAGCGAGTCGAGGCGGCCTATGGTGACAACGGCGACCGTCTCGCGGCGGTGAAAGCCGACTACGACCCCGACAACGTGTTCCGCATGAACCAGAACGTCGAACCCGTCGACTGAACGGCTGCTAGCCGTAGCTATCAACTATTTAGCCGTCCACTCGCTCACGTTCCCGGCAGTCTCTCCGGGTCGAGCGGCTCGGACTCCATACGGTAATCGTCGTAGAGCGATTCGGCCCATTCACAGACGGCCGTGTTTTCGGTTTCCAGCAGCCCGGGCCCTACCCATTGATTCTCGTCGATGTGGCCCAACCAGAGCACGACCGAGTGATCGATGATGTGCATGCTGAGCGGAATGGTCCCCGGGTAGGTCCATATCGAATCGGCGAACGAATGCCACGGATTTGCTCGTTCTGCATCTTCGACCAGTTCGTCGATGAATTCGGCTTCGATGATTGCCTCGAACTCCAGTTGCCCCTTCTCGACCAGTTCCGCGAGCGTCCGGACGAATATATCCGGAGCGTTCTGTGTGAGTCCCCGGTACGTGTTCCCGGCCCGATACAGTTCCAGCGCACGATTTAGGTGAGCCTCCGGCCAGTTTTCGGTCGGAATCGTGACTCGGGCGTCGCGTAGATGCCGGATGTCTAGTTCGTGAGCCGGCTCTGGAAGGTGATTCAACACCTCCCCGAGTTGTTGAATTCCTTCGACGGTCTGCTGGTAGGCGCGAAACTCCTCGATCATGACTTCACCCACGTACGTGAGTTCGTACCGACTGCCCGCTGAGTCGATCCACCCACGCGACTCACCTTCGTCGAGTACACGTGCGACTGTCGACCGCGACGCTCCGGTTCGCTCGGCGAGGTCACTGCTGGTGGTCGGTCCGTCGGAAAGCGCCTCGAATATCCGTACGCTGTTCGCCGAGTTAGCGAACACTCGAATCGCGTCCAGAGCAGCTCCCGTGTCACTTGATGTCATATGACAAACTACGGGGAACCCTCACTAAGAGCTGTCCCGAGCACCGGTTCGCCTTGACGACGGTAGAGCAGTACGAGTCGTCTGTTGTTTGTCTCACGTGCTACGAGCGTTTTCAGGGTCTGGGAACGTTGTCACGGAGTAAGAATAACTCTCTGACCGACAGAGACGAAGACGGGAGGATCGAACCATGTCGGAGACCAGCACCACCGAGCGCGAACAGCTCTTGAACACCTATCAGGAGTACGAGGATCTATGGAACGGAGACTTTTCGAAGTTGGACGTGGTTAGCGAAGGGATCACGTTCTACAACCCCGGCGTGCCCGATGGGAAGATTCACGGGCGCGAGGCTTTCGAGGCGTACCTCCGCGGTGTTCGGTCAGCGTTCCCTGATTGGTACGTCGACGCCGACGACCTACTCGCGGAGGGGAAGATCGTCATGAAAGAGTGGACAGTGACGGCGACACACGAAGGGGAATACAGGGGTATCCCCCCGACCCACCGCGAGATCGAGATCAAGGGTATGGCGAAGGATGTCGTCAGGAACGGGGAAGTGGAGGCCGCTCGACTCTACTACGACCCGCAGGAGTTGAGCGAGCAACTGGGTCTTACTGAAGAGTAACGACGTCGTCAGTATCTCGGCTCGGCTGACAGACACGTGCTCTCCATTCGGGACCTCCATTTTAGACTTTCACGAGAGTCGTCAGGAGATGCGCCCTGACTACGATTCGTCTCAAGAGAAACCGACCCGATTCGTACTCTACGAGGGACATCATCGCTTGGACCCTTCTGGAACGGTGAAACCGCATACCGAACAGAAGAGCCGTTCAGCCGTCCATGCGGCGTGCATCGCCTCTATCCATCGATCGCTCCGAACACTAGGCAGGACACACTCCACCAGCACGGGTTCAACACTGGATCGGAGATCGACCATTTTCTCTCGGCCTATCGGGACCTCCAGTAGATGCTGAGGAGAACATGCATCGCGGTTATGGTATCTCTCATGCTCTCGCTACGAGATGTGCGGTTCCCACTCGCTACTCGGAATCGCTCCCATTTCGGTACCGAACAGTAGTTGCTTGGGCACAACTGTCGACGAGGAAACGCAGTAACCGACTCGCGCCCTGCATCCTGCAGGACCGCCGAAAGATATCACCGATTGAGAGTTTCAACAACGCCGGATACGCGGTGCCCGGACGAGCCGAGAACAGCGACGGGGTGCCTCCGTCGACGCGGGGGCGGGAGCGGTGACGAGCGTTCGCGAGTCCCGCACGACGCCATCCCACGTCGCGTCGGAACCGTCGTCAGATGCCCGGTCCGTGTGACTCGTCCCCTGCCCGCCCCACACGTTCTCTGTGCTCTCTCGCCCCTAATTCGCTCTCACTCGATAGCGAGTGTCGGACGAACGGAGCGGCTATACAACTAGTGGGCGGTGGACGCGGGGACCGACTCGCCGACCGGACGGCGAGAGCGGCTAGAAGCACCGAGTCGCGGCGTCGGGAGCGCCGACGAAGCGTGTGAGGGACCGACAGGTGGTCGGGAGCCGTCCCGTCGCTCGTTACTCCAGGTCGTCGACGTCCAACGGCGACGCCGCCCGCCAGTAGCGTTCGTGTGCCTCGCGCGCCCACGACAGGACGGCGTCGTCGTCGGTGTCGAGTGCCGCGCGGAGTAGCCCCTCGTCGTCGCGCAGGAGGAGGTGGACCACGTCGTCGGTGATGGTCACCGCGAGCGGAATCGGCCCCTCGTGGAGGCGAATCTCGGCCGCCTCGGAGTCGAGCAACGCTTCGAGGCGTTGCCGCAGCGTCGAGTCGTGCGCGATGGCGTCGAGCGCGTCCGGCGAGAAGACGCCCTCGAACGTCTGAACGCCCTCCACGGTTCGTTCGGTCACCACTTCGAGGCTCTGTTCGTTGAACGCGTGCGAGAAGATGCGGACGTGCGAGGACTCTTCGAGCAGTTCGAGGACGCGTTGCACGGGCGCGCCGGGTCTCGTCCGCGTCGGCACGGTGATGGTCGCGTCGCCGAGTCGCCCGAGGTCGAACCCCAGCGACTCCGTCGGCAACCACTCGGCGACGTCGCGCAGTTTCAGTTCCGTCTCCATCGTCTCCCAGAGGTCGGTGAACGCCTCGGCGACGAGGCGACCGGTGGCCGTCGCCACGTACCGGGCCCCGTCGTGCGTTATCCACCCGCGGTCGGTGAAGTCGCCGAGGATGCGACCGAGCGTCGGTTGCGAGGCGCCCGTCTCCGCCTCGAGTTCGCGGCGCGTCGCGGCCCCCTCGGTCAGGGCGTCGAGCACCTCGACCCGGTTCGCCGAGAGCGCGAGGAACTCGATCTCTTCGAGTGCCGAGTCCATGGTCGCCGTTGCACCCGGTCGTTCAAAGCTGTTTTCACGCTCTGAAACTCTATCGGGCCGTGAAACCGCGTCGGGGTGTGAAGTAATTTCAGTTTTGGAATTCTTTTCTGGACAAGTATAAACCGATACTGCGATTAAGTTCGTGTAGTGATTACCGAAGTAGTCGGACGGTGCGAGCGGGCGAGTCTCTCTGGGAGCCGGTTCTCCGGGCGGAGGGGGCGGTAGCGATGTCGCGATACCGGTCGCTGGCGGCGTTTCTCGCCGCGAGCGCGTTCTTCGGCGGGACGTTCGTCGCCGCGAAGGCGGGGTTGGAGTTCATCCCGCCCCTGCTGTTCGTCGCGTTGCGGTTCGACGTCGGGGCGGCGTTGCTGCTCGCGTACGTGGCGGTCAGCCTCCCGCGGGAGCGGTGGCTCCCCCGCACGCGCGGTGACGTCTCCGCCATCCTCGCCGCGGGCGTGTTCGCCATCGGGGCGACGAACGCGCTCATCTTCCTCGGCCAGCAGTACGTCACGAGCGGCGTCGGGTCGATACTCTACAGTCTCAACCCCATTCTGACGCCGGTGCTCGCGGCGTTCCTGCTGTCGGACGAACGCCTCTCGCGTACCGACGCCGTGGGGATGCTCCTCGGACTCGTCGGCGTCGCACTCGTCGTGGACGTCGACCCGACGAACCTGCTCGGCGGCGCCGTCGTCGGCAAGGCACTCGTCGTCGCCGCCGCCGGGAGCGGTGCGCTGGGGAGCGTCCTCATCCGCCGGGCGGACTCGTCGATGGCGGCCACCGCGCGCACCGCGTGGGCGCTCCCCGTCGCCGCCCTGCTGAGTCACCTGTGGAGTCTGGCGGCGGGCGAGCAGGTGGCGTCCGTCGCGTGGACGCCGACGGCACTCGTCGCTCTCGGCTACGTCGGCGTGTTCTCGGGCGCGCTCGCCTTCGTCGCCTACTTCAGCCTGCTGGACGACGTTGGCGCCATCCGGGGTAACCTCGTGTTCTACGTCGTCCCCATCGTCGCCACGCTCGGCGGGTCGGTGCTCCTCGGCGAGGCGATTTCGGCGCTGTCGATGCTGGGCTTCGCCGTCATCTGTCTCGGCTTCGTCCTCATCGGCCACGAGCCAATCGCGACGGAACTGGCGCGGGCGCGACGCGCCGTCGCCCGCCGGACGGGTTCCGACTCGGGGAGGAACGTCGACTCGGAGGCGGGCGGCGCCGTCGTGAGCGACGTCCCGCGCTGGAGCGACGGCGACTGACTACCCGTCCCTGCGAACGGCTGTCACGCAGCCGACAGTTTCTTCCGACGCCCGCGCACAGTCGGTGTACGGCCATGAAGACCTCCACCTCGTGCTGATTCGTCCGCGTCGCCCCCGTGCGA
It encodes the following:
- a CDS encoding FAD-binding oxidoreductase — protein: MSDPSSVDEPTLRTLDGRVLGEVLRSGDDGYDDARTVWNAAIDRYPRAIVRPQGAADVIAAVDVAREQDLLLSVKGGGHNVAGHAVCDDGLTIDCSPMDWVRVDPDARKARAGPGATWGDFDHETQAFGLATTGGGVSTTGVAGLTLGGGNGFLARKHGLTVDNLRAVDVVTAEGELVHASAEENPDLFWAVRGGGGNFGVVTAFEYDLHPIGPDVLAGRLIYPFEDAAAVLRRYRDFVTGAPDEVNCLAGIASASEESSGLSLEPGTPFVQLLVVYAGDPQDGEEALRPLRTFGDPIADEVCLRPYTELQRLLTESAAPGYRNYWKSDYLVGLPDEAIDAVVEHCDPFPSDRSSVFFETMGGAINRVEPDATAFPHRDAAFSVTAWARWTDPAVDDDHRTWARGLSAALESHTTDGVYVNFLSREGDERVEAAYGDNGDRLAAVKADYDPDNVFRMNQNVEPVD
- a CDS encoding helix-turn-helix transcriptional regulator; this translates as MTSSDTGAALDAIRVFANSANSVRIFEALSDGPTTSSDLAERTGASRSTVARVLDEGESRGWIDSAGSRYELTYVGEVMIEEFRAYQQTVEGIQQLGEVLNHLPEPAHELDIRHLRDARVTIPTENWPEAHLNRALELYRAGNTYRGLTQNAPDIFVRTLAELVEKGQLEFEAIIEAEFIDELVEDAERANPWHSFADSIWTYPGTIPLSMHIIDHSVVLWLGHIDENQWVGPGLLETENTAVCEWAESLYDDYRMESEPLDPERLPGT
- a CDS encoding ester cyclase; the encoded protein is MSETSTTEREQLLNTYQEYEDLWNGDFSKLDVVSEGITFYNPGVPDGKIHGREAFEAYLRGVRSAFPDWYVDADDLLAEGKIVMKEWTVTATHEGEYRGIPPTHREIEIKGMAKDVVRNGEVEAARLYYDPQELSEQLGLTEE
- a CDS encoding helix-turn-helix transcriptional regulator, with product MDSALEEIEFLALSANRVEVLDALTEGAATRRELEAETGASQPTLGRILGDFTDRGWITHDGARYVATATGRLVAEAFTDLWETMETELKLRDVAEWLPTESLGFDLGRLGDATITVPTRTRPGAPVQRVLELLEESSHVRIFSHAFNEQSLEVVTERTVEGVQTFEGVFSPDALDAIAHDSTLRQRLEALLDSEAAEIRLHEGPIPLAVTITDDVVHLLLRDDEGLLRAALDTDDDAVLSWAREAHERYWRAASPLDVDDLE
- a CDS encoding DMT family transporter; protein product: MSRYRSLAAFLAASAFFGGTFVAAKAGLEFIPPLLFVALRFDVGAALLLAYVAVSLPRERWLPRTRGDVSAILAAGVFAIGATNALIFLGQQYVTSGVGSILYSLNPILTPVLAAFLLSDERLSRTDAVGMLLGLVGVALVVDVDPTNLLGGAVVGKALVVAAAGSGALGSVLIRRADSSMAATARTAWALPVAALLSHLWSLAAGEQVASVAWTPTALVALGYVGVFSGALAFVAYFSLLDDVGAIRGNLVFYVVPIVATLGGSVLLGEAISALSMLGFAVICLGFVLIGHEPIATELARARRAVARRTGSDSGRNVDSEAGGAVVSDVPRWSDGD